Proteins from a genomic interval of Streptomyces sp. Tu6071:
- a CDS encoding HAD family hydrolase, producing the protein MGGAIPAQHLVWDWNGTLFHDMDAVLGATNAAFAELALPGLRSLTLERYRELYQVPVTEFYEALMGRAPTPAEWELMDGTFQRHYARESVRCGLTAGAVDVLDGWRDSGRSQSLLSMYGHEDLVPLVEGFGIADRFVRVQGRTGPSGGSKAEHLVRHLAALADDVAPARTVVIGDAADDGHAARAAGARAVLYTGGSHSRASLARTGFPVADSLAEAVGMAAAGV; encoded by the coding sequence GTGGGCGGCGCGATACCCGCCCAGCACCTCGTGTGGGACTGGAACGGCACGCTGTTCCACGACATGGACGCCGTGCTCGGCGCCACCAACGCGGCCTTCGCCGAACTCGCCCTGCCGGGCCTGCGCTCGCTCACGCTGGAGCGGTACCGCGAGCTGTACCAGGTGCCCGTCACGGAGTTCTACGAGGCGCTGATGGGGCGGGCGCCCACGCCCGCGGAGTGGGAGCTGATGGACGGTACGTTCCAGCGCCACTACGCGCGCGAGAGCGTGCGGTGCGGGCTCACGGCGGGGGCCGTGGACGTGCTCGACGGGTGGCGCGACTCCGGCCGCAGCCAGTCGCTCCTGAGCATGTACGGGCACGAGGACCTCGTCCCGCTCGTCGAGGGCTTCGGCATCGCGGACCGCTTCGTACGGGTCCAGGGGCGGACCGGGCCCTCCGGCGGGAGCAAGGCCGAGCACCTCGTACGGCACCTGGCGGCGCTCGCCGACGACGTCGCCCCGGCCCGTACGGTCGTCATCGGCGACGCGGCGGACGACGGCCACGCGGCCCGCGCCGCCGGAGCCCGCGCCGTCCTCTACACCGGCGGCTCCCACAGCCGCGCGAGCCTCGCCCGCACGGGCTTCCCGGTCGCCGACTCGCTCGCGGAGGCGGTCGGGATGGCGGCGGCGGGAGTCTGA